In the genome of Bacillus thuringiensis, the window CATTCGAGCACAAGTATTGTCTTTAAAACAACGAGAGTTTGTTATTGCAGCAGAGCGATTAGGTACATCACATATGAAAATTATATATGGGCATTTAATTCCGAATTTAACAGGGATTATTATCGTAAATTTATCATTTACAATTCCAGCAGCTATTTTTTCAGAATCATTTTTAAGCTTTATAGGACTTGGAGTACAATCACCAGCGGCAAGTTGGGGGACGATGACGAATGATGCACTTGGGACATTATTGAGCGGAGAATGGTGGCAGCTATTTTTCCCGGCAATCATGATTGCACTCATTATGTTCGCATTTAATGCAATTGGTGATGGTTTGCAAGATGCGATTGATCCAAAAATCGTCAAACGGAATCGAAAGGAGAAAAAACATGGCACAAATCTTATCTTTAGAAAACGTAACGTTAGCCGTTGAAAAAGAGAATAGTAAGCAAGCGATTGTGAAACATGTTTCCTTTTCTATTAACGAAGGTGAAATAGTTGCACTTGTAGGAGAAAGTGGTTCAGGAAAAAGTGTCACAGCACAATCCATTATCGGCTTGAATCAAGAATCAATTCATATTGATGATGGAAATATAGCTTTCCAAGCAAAGGAATTAACGAATTTACAAGAGTCAGAATGGAATCAAATTCGCGGAAAAGATATTTCCTTTATATTTCAAGATCCGCTTTCATCTTTAAACCCAACGATGAAGGTAGGCAAACAAATTACAGAAGTAGTTTTGCAACATGAGAAAAAATCGAAAAGAGAAGCAAAGGAAATTGCGATTAACTTGTTAACAGATTTAGGGATACATGAAGCAGAGAAACGCTTTGAACAGTACCCACATCAATTAAGCGGAGGTATGAGGCAGCGTATTTGTTTAGCAATTGCGTTTGCTTGTCATCCAAAGCTTGTAATTGCAGACGAGCCGACAACAGCGTTAGATGTAACGATTCAGAAACAAATTATGGGGCTATTAAAAGAAAGAAAAGAAAAACAAAATACGAGTATTTTATTAATTACACATGATTTGGCACTTGTACGTGAAGTAGCTGATCGAGTAGTTGTTATGTACGGGGGACGTGTCGTTGAAAAAGGAACGATACAGGAGGTAATAGGTTCTCCTAAACATCCATATACGAAAAGTTTATTACAAGCAATTCCGAATATGGATGATTCCGAAAAGGTATTACGTGCTATAGAAGGAACGACACCTTCCATTGAAACATTAAATAGCTTTGGTTGTCCTTTTGTAAATCGTTGTCCAGTAGCGATAAAAGAATGTATTCATCGTTTCCCAGAGAGAACAACATATTCTAAGGAGCATAGTTCACATTGTTGGCAGCATGTTCTAGAGCATAATAAAGCGAAATCAAAAGAGAAGGTGAATGCCTCATGACGACAGATTTAATTACTGTAAAGCAAGTAATGAAAACGTACGGAAGTAAAAGTAAAGAAATCACAGCGTTAAAAGACATATCACTTTCTATCCCGAAAGGAACAACACTTGGCATTATTGGTGAAAGTGGTTCAGGAAAAACAACACTTGGAAAGCTCATAGCAGGGATTGAGAGTCCAACGTCTGGTGAAATTGATTATAACGGTCAAGTCGTTCACAAGCTGAAGTCAGCTCATAAGCGAGAGTTTTTACAGAAAGTACAGTTCATTTTTCAAGATTCTACAGCTGCATTAAATCCGCGCTGGAAAGTACGCGATAGCGTAACGGAAGGTTATATTTCATTCGGTTTAGGTGATAAAGGGTTGAAGGATAAAGTAGCAGGTGATGCGCTAGAGCGTGTTGGATTAGATAGAAGATATATTGATCGATATCCGCATGAATTTAGCGGAGGACAACGTCAACGTATCGCTATTGCAAGAGCGCTATTATG includes:
- a CDS encoding ABC transporter ATP-binding protein yields the protein MTTDLITVKQVMKTYGSKSKEITALKDISLSIPKGTTLGIIGESGSGKTTLGKLIAGIESPTSGEIDYNGQVVHKLKSAHKREFLQKVQFIFQDSTAALNPRWKVRDSVTEGYISFGLGDKGLKDKVAGDALERVGLDRRYIDRYPHEFSGGQRQRIAIARALLCEPEVLILDEPISALDVSLQIQIVHLLQKIQKEQGYTYLFIAHDLPMVHYLCEKVAVLYKGELVEFGNTDEVFRNPQHSYTKTLLASTPKISG
- a CDS encoding ABC transporter ATP-binding protein, coding for MAQILSLENVTLAVEKENSKQAIVKHVSFSINEGEIVALVGESGSGKSVTAQSIIGLNQESIHIDDGNIAFQAKELTNLQESEWNQIRGKDISFIFQDPLSSLNPTMKVGKQITEVVLQHEKKSKREAKEIAINLLTDLGIHEAEKRFEQYPHQLSGGMRQRICLAIAFACHPKLVIADEPTTALDVTIQKQIMGLLKERKEKQNTSILLITHDLALVREVADRVVVMYGGRVVEKGTIQEVIGSPKHPYTKSLLQAIPNMDDSEKVLRAIEGTTPSIETLNSFGCPFVNRCPVAIKECIHRFPERTTYSKEHSSHCWQHVLEHNKAKSKEKVNAS